One Lachnospiraceae bacterium C1.1 genomic region harbors:
- a CDS encoding M15 family metallopeptidase, protein MNRKKQDTMDTRGFVLLSDYVPGIIQEIRYFSTYNFLGERVNGYEEPCAIVTEETARALQTVAGELNVQGYRLKIYDAYRPANAVGHFVMWGVDDLDQRMKPFFYPGLQKQELFAKGYIASHSSHSRGSTVDLTLLDMHAGKEVDMGSPFDFFSEVSHPDYKGITEEQFENRMFLQKAMTRNGFEPIFCEWWHFTLCNEPYSDTYFEFPVSSKYLRNER, encoded by the coding sequence ATGAACAGAAAAAAACAGGATACGATGGATACAAGAGGCTTTGTCCTGCTTTCAGACTATGTTCCGGGCATCATACAGGAAATAAGGTATTTCTCCACCTATAATTTTCTTGGCGAAAGAGTTAATGGATACGAAGAACCTTGTGCAATTGTAACCGAAGAGACAGCAAGGGCACTCCAGACAGTTGCCGGAGAGCTGAATGTTCAGGGCTACAGACTGAAAATATATGATGCATACAGACCGGCAAATGCAGTAGGGCATTTTGTTATGTGGGGAGTTGATGACCTTGATCAGCGCATGAAGCCATTCTTTTATCCGGGATTGCAGAAACAGGAGCTTTTTGCAAAAGGTTATATTGCGAGCCATTCCAGTCACAGTCGGGGAAGTACAGTTGATCTGACATTATTGGATATGCACGCGGGAAAAGAAGTTGATATGGGCAGTCCCTTTGACTTTTTCAGCGAAGTCTCGCACCCTGACTATAAAGGAATAACAGAGGAACAGTTTGAAAATCGTATGTTTTTGCAGAAAGCCATGACAAGAAATGGTTTTGAACCGATATTCTGTGAGTGGTGGCATTTCACCCTATGTAATGAACCCTATTCGGATACATACTTTGAATTTCCGGTTTCTTCAAAATATCTAAGGAATGAGAGATGA
- a CDS encoding STAS domain-containing protein, with the protein MEGDKLFLSLIGRIDSLTAPGILSFYEKTVNENDIKEVYVNCEELQYISSAGLRVLLIMKKNTQGGIFLNNVNTEVMEILKTTGFDSVFLEHTDDN; encoded by the coding sequence ATGGAAGGAGACAAGCTCTTTCTTTCTCTGATTGGAAGGATCGATTCATTGACGGCACCGGGAATCCTTTCTTTTTATGAGAAAACGGTAAATGAAAATGACATTAAAGAGGTATATGTTAACTGTGAGGAGCTTCAATACATATCATCTGCCGGGCTTCGTGTCCTGCTCATCATGAAAAAGAATACTCAGGGTGGCATATTCCTGAATAATGTAAACACTGAAGTTATGGAAATTCTGAAAACTACGGGATTTGATTCTGTTTTTCTTGAGCATACGGATGATAATTAA
- a CDS encoding MBL fold metallo-hydrolase gives MELKAKTIAGLVREIVTVEPRVYRELYGIEFETVPAYNALKPFHPRSSQWVGYILRVDGKRIYIAGDTDATKETKAVKCDIALVPVGGTYTMDVRKAAELVEPLVRVWGLLLLLQMELKTSDKRSL, from the coding sequence ATGGAACTTAAGGCTAAGACAATCGCAGGTCTTGTTCGTGAGATTGTGACTGTTGAGCCTCGCGTTTATCGGGAATTATACGGAATAGAATTTGAAACAGTACCGGCATACAATGCACTGAAACCGTTTCATCCTCGGTCTTCCCAGTGGGTTGGATATATTTTGCGGGTAGATGGAAAGAGGATTTATATCGCAGGAGATACTGATGCTACAAAGGAAACAAAGGCTGTTAAGTGCGATATTGCACTTGTTCCGGTAGGCGGTACATACACAATGGATGTAAGGAAAGCTGCGGAGCTTGTAGAGCCGCTGGTGAGAGTATGGGGATTATTATTGCTTTTACAAATGGAATTAAAAACGTCAGATAAGAGAAGTTTATAA